A region from the Nitrososphaera sp. genome encodes:
- a CDS encoding NAD(P)-dependent oxidoreductase, with product MKVEPDRVGGFPFRKADPDKRRDGFSEVQQPYSEEEAMKEAERCLLCGTPVCIDACPVLLDVRGMNEAVARGDFKTAHERIRETNPLIGVTARCCPQLSGLCEDACVLRWSGQPIGIGLIQRYVADWERKNSGKDTLPTVAKDSGKKVSVIGAGPSGLAAAELLRRYGHAVTVYDELPLAGGTARYGIPDYHLPKDVLQHEVDRIVSMGVTIKNGVRVGGNNSGDVSLDALVDESDAVLITTGSRDPIKLRCQGADLKGVMSGYDFLRDVFSNGLDNYLRNPKYELGRDIIVVGGGDSALDCARTALRLSDGGNVTVAYRRTEADMPADPIMLEEAHEEGVRFLYLAEPKAFEGSGKVTTAVFDTMEMGPPDESGRSKPEAVPGKEFRLDCSSVLMAIGRGPNSFLQKNVPKLETGEKGAIAIGDHHETSIPGVFASGDVTTGETLVVKAMASGRDGAQRVHEYLMKVPEGQHLSFYEKYYLGRSYDRMMEGLSGMGAPPA from the coding sequence TTGAAAGTAGAGCCTGACCGTGTAGGCGGTTTTCCTTTTCGCAAGGCCGACCCTGACAAGCGCAGGGACGGGTTTTCCGAAGTCCAGCAGCCATACTCCGAGGAGGAGGCGATGAAAGAGGCCGAACGATGCCTCCTGTGTGGTACGCCAGTCTGCATCGATGCATGCCCCGTGCTGCTCGACGTCCGCGGTATGAATGAGGCAGTGGCACGAGGTGACTTCAAGACCGCTCATGAGAGGATAAGGGAGACCAACCCATTGATAGGCGTCACGGCCCGCTGCTGCCCGCAATTGTCGGGGCTCTGCGAGGATGCGTGTGTCCTCCGCTGGTCAGGCCAGCCTATAGGAATCGGGCTAATACAGCGCTATGTGGCCGACTGGGAGCGCAAGAACAGCGGCAAGGATACCCTCCCGACGGTGGCCAAGGACAGCGGAAAAAAAGTATCGGTTATCGGTGCAGGGCCATCGGGGCTTGCAGCGGCTGAGCTTCTGCGCAGGTACGGCCATGCAGTCACGGTTTATGACGAGCTTCCGCTGGCAGGAGGCACCGCGAGGTACGGCATACCCGACTACCACCTGCCAAAAGACGTGCTCCAGCACGAGGTGGATAGGATTGTCTCGATGGGCGTCACGATAAAGAACGGCGTGCGGGTTGGAGGCAATAACTCAGGCGACGTTTCGCTCGACGCGCTCGTAGACGAGTCCGACGCAGTGCTTATCACCACGGGCTCCCGCGACCCGATAAAGCTGCGCTGCCAGGGAGCGGACCTCAAGGGGGTAATGAGTGGTTATGATTTTTTGAGAGACGTGTTCTCAAATGGGCTTGACAATTATCTACGAAACCCCAAGTACGAGCTTGGCAGGGACATCATAGTTGTTGGCGGCGGAGACTCGGCGCTGGATTGCGCACGCACCGCCCTAAGGCTGTCTGACGGAGGAAACGTGACTGTCGCATACAGGCGCACCGAAGCGGACATGCCTGCTGACCCGATAATGCTCGAAGAGGCCCACGAGGAAGGAGTCAGGTTTCTCTACCTTGCCGAGCCAAAGGCGTTTGAAGGTTCCGGCAAAGTGACAACCGCAGTGTTTGACACAATGGAGATGGGGCCGCCTGACGAGTCAGGGAGAAGCAAGCCCGAGGCAGTGCCTGGAAAGGAATTTCGCCTTGATTGCTCCTCCGTTCTGATGGCCATAGGAAGGGGGCCGAACTCATTTCTTCAGAAAAACGTGCCCAAGCTTGAGACCGGCGAAAAGGGGGCGATAGCGATAGGCGACCACCACGAGACATCGATCCCCGGCGTGTTTGCATCCGGAGACGTGACGACAGGCGAAACACTGGTAGTAAAAGCGATGGCGTCGGGCCGAGATGGGGCGCAGCGGGTGCACGAGTATCTAATGAAGGTTCCGGAGGGGCAGCACCTTTCGTTCTATGAAAAGTACTACCTTGGCAGGTCGTACGACAGGATGATGGAAGGGCTCTCCGGCATGGGCGCGCCTCCAGCATAG
- a CDS encoding response regulator — MDDDPDVLTVIQKALQKWDLISDGFTDPEKALDHFTRNSQMYSLVISDVKMPEMNGFAFLERVTEINPQVKVMMMTAYFSDMLEIPKVLEGILRIDAILEKPSGIKTICKHVQKQLRR; from the coding sequence GTGGACGACGACCCAGATGTTCTCACAGTCATTCAAAAGGCATTGCAAAAGTGGGACTTGATCTCTGACGGCTTTACCGACCCGGAAAAGGCGCTGGATCATTTCACCCGGAATTCGCAAATGTACTCCCTTGTGATAAGCGACGTAAAGATGCCCGAAATGAACGGCTTTGCGTTTTTGGAAAGGGTTACAGAAATCAATCCGCAGGTCAAAGTAATGATGATGACTGCCTATTTTTCTGACATGCTCGAGATTCCAAAGGTCCTTGAAGGAATTTTGAGGATCGACGCAATACTTGAAAAGCCAAGCGGCATCAAGACGATCTGCAAGCACGTTCAAAAGCAACTCAGGAGATAA
- a CDS encoding tetratricopeptide repeat protein, with translation MFDRWKTKDKPASDDPKAEGKPPASADAFAGVSSDPFSDGLRLYEASKYDEALPAFEKAIQNDRRHEHAHYYKADALFRLGRFDEALKPAEDAVKLREILHREYRTRKESDRENEIMEQLARAYQLKGSILMKLARTAEAANAFSMVSKYYPRLALENPEFDGKYVEGLIMSIVSYLGLGDSRQAQAPVEKSEEGESYRKAFRQAKELLDDYLKVRPHDIDALVLKGGIILEILEPGYADRGDFDEIKLAVNKAVEFDPNHAPAHAIMGLMYQRSGVYTLALDSYDRAIRLFEDRITEIKSTGAQFGKKSWSEPSSSPSKLPSWKSWDHVTLKLNLAYAMMGRSVALASDGREREALEYLELAERIHFDNFGLTAAPDDVNFVEARLAYAHNFLYKSLVDISIARINYRNRMNQNVVIKLEQAGRNIDMGLRFVVQLEKDLSAGKIRHVSGRQLLSLRTADANFKYLREVVGMNKVQFQNGHSPSFIQ, from the coding sequence GTGTTCGATCGGTGGAAGACAAAGGACAAGCCTGCTTCGGACGATCCTAAAGCAGAAGGCAAGCCCCCTGCAAGCGCGGATGCTTTTGCCGGTGTCAGCAGCGATCCGTTTAGCGATGGCCTGCGCCTTTACGAAGCATCAAAGTATGACGAGGCCTTGCCGGCGTTTGAAAAAGCTATCCAGAACGACCGCCGGCACGAACATGCACATTATTACAAGGCTGACGCGCTCTTCAGACTGGGCAGATTTGACGAGGCCTTAAAGCCCGCCGAAGATGCAGTCAAGCTGCGCGAAATCTTACACAGGGAGTACAGGACTAGAAAAGAAAGCGATAGGGAAAATGAGATAATGGAGCAGCTAGCACGGGCTTACCAGCTGAAAGGCTCGATACTCATGAAGCTGGCAAGGACAGCCGAGGCCGCAAATGCATTCAGCATGGTTTCAAAGTACTATCCAAGGCTTGCGCTGGAGAACCCCGAGTTTGACGGCAAGTACGTAGAGGGTCTGATAATGTCCATTGTTTCCTACCTGGGGCTTGGAGACTCCCGCCAGGCGCAGGCTCCTGTCGAAAAGAGCGAGGAAGGAGAATCGTACAGGAAGGCGTTTCGCCAGGCCAAGGAACTTCTTGATGATTACCTCAAGGTAAGGCCTCATGACATCGACGCACTGGTACTCAAGGGCGGGATCATTCTTGAAATTCTCGAACCGGGTTATGCAGACAGGGGCGATTTCGACGAGATAAAGCTGGCCGTCAACAAGGCGGTAGAGTTTGACCCAAACCACGCGCCGGCGCACGCAATAATGGGTCTGATGTACCAGCGGTCAGGCGTTTACACCCTTGCACTTGACAGCTATGACAGGGCAATCCGGCTGTTTGAGGACAGAATTACTGAAATCAAAAGCACCGGCGCACAATTTGGCAAGAAATCCTGGTCTGAACCGAGCAGCTCTCCAAGCAAACTTCCATCATGGAAAAGCTGGGATCACGTGACTTTGAAGCTGAACCTTGCATACGCCATGATGGGCAGGAGCGTGGCACTCGCCTCGGACGGCAGGGAGAGAGAGGCTCTGGAATACCTTGAACTGGCAGAAAGGATTCACTTTGACAACTTTGGCCTCACGGCAGCGCCGGATGACGTGAATTTTGTCGAGGCGCGCCTAGCCTATGCCCACAACTTTCTCTACAAAAGCCTTGTCGACATTTCAATTGCGCGAATTAACTACAGGAACCGCATGAACCAAAACGTCGTCATAAAGCTGGAGCAGGCGGGGAGGAACATCGACATGGGACTCAGGTTCGTCGTGCAGCTCGAAAAGGATCTGTCTGCGGGGAAAATCAGGCACGTCAGCGGCAGGCAATTGCTGAGCTTGAGGACGGCAGACGCCAATTTCAAGTACCTGCGCGAGGTCGTCGGCATGAACAAGGTGCAATTCCAAAACGGTCACTCCCCGAGCTTTATTCAATAA
- a CDS encoding MFS transporter, translating to MAGQKESSRAGAGLSRKGLVLAAVVLAQFMVVLDFTIVQIAIPSIGKEFGISINGLQWIVTAYGLTLAGFLLLSGRAGDLYGHKKLFIAGVIVFSTASLAAGLANSESVLIAARIVQGLAAAMASSTGLSILTATFPEGRERNRALSVFAAVTGLGSAAGMIAGGVITASLGWRWVFDINVPVGLFIAVLAAKSVSQAGSSSNKSRHLDIIGAVSVTAGLMLLVYALSVVQATGVGSPASVGLLLLSGIVIAAFFFIEYGSKMPLVPLGFLRRGSVFAANALALLQLAGYVGMVFILTNYFQQVDGYSALATGLAFIPMSIVFLAVSAFLSARLANRLGVKPVIISGMALQTAGYLLLSRISPMADYAASLLAPMIVVAVGTGLSFTAVNIAALAGTRKGEEGLASGLVNTSRQIGGPIGLAVLLTAADIAGARPGGAQPVPAMVTGFDYAFLAAAFLTGIGIVFAAFLKEQKSDAIPNEAVRADE from the coding sequence TTGGCGGGTCAGAAAGAGTCTTCCAGGGCAGGTGCGGGACTTTCCCGCAAGGGCCTTGTACTTGCCGCAGTGGTTCTGGCCCAGTTCATGGTGGTACTTGATTTTACCATCGTACAGATCGCCATTCCGTCAATCGGAAAGGAGTTTGGCATATCAATCAACGGGCTCCAGTGGATAGTTACCGCCTACGGTCTGACTCTGGCCGGCTTTCTGCTTCTCAGCGGACGGGCGGGGGACCTCTACGGCCACAAGAAACTATTCATCGCCGGCGTGATTGTCTTTTCCACCGCCTCACTGGCGGCTGGTCTTGCCAACTCTGAAAGTGTGCTTATAGCTGCCAGGATTGTCCAGGGCCTTGCAGCAGCCATGGCATCTTCGACAGGGCTGTCGATTCTCACCGCCACATTTCCCGAAGGCAGGGAAAGAAACCGCGCGCTCAGCGTATTTGCGGCGGTGACCGGGCTTGGGTCTGCTGCAGGAATGATAGCCGGAGGCGTGATCACGGCGTCCCTTGGGTGGAGATGGGTGTTTGACATCAATGTCCCGGTGGGGCTGTTCATAGCCGTCCTTGCGGCAAAGTCTGTTTCACAGGCAGGATCATCTTCGAACAAAAGCAGGCACCTGGACATCATTGGCGCGGTCAGCGTGACTGCCGGGCTTATGCTGCTCGTTTACGCCCTGAGCGTCGTGCAGGCTACTGGAGTCGGGTCTCCAGCCTCGGTTGGACTTCTCTTGCTGTCAGGCATTGTCATTGCGGCTTTTTTCTTTATAGAGTATGGCTCAAAGATGCCTCTTGTGCCGCTTGGATTTTTGCGCCGAGGCTCTGTCTTTGCGGCAAACGCACTGGCTCTGCTTCAGCTTGCAGGGTACGTCGGGATGGTGTTTATCCTGACGAACTATTTCCAGCAGGTAGACGGCTATTCGGCGCTTGCCACAGGGCTGGCATTTATCCCCATGAGCATCGTATTTCTTGCCGTTTCCGCGTTTCTTTCCGCACGTCTTGCAAACCGGCTCGGGGTCAAACCGGTTATAATCTCAGGGATGGCGCTCCAGACCGCAGGATATTTACTGCTCTCGAGAATCTCGCCCATGGCTGACTATGCTGCCAGCCTGCTCGCGCCAATGATAGTTGTCGCAGTCGGGACGGGGCTGAGTTTTACGGCCGTAAATATCGCGGCCCTAGCCGGAACGAGAAAGGGCGAGGAAGGCCTTGCCTCCGGCCTGGTTAATACATCGCGTCAGATTGGCGGGCCCATTGGCCTGGCCGTGCTTCTAACCGCTGCGGATATTGCGGGGGCGAGGCCGGGAGGCGCCCAGCCGGTGCCAGCGATGGTGACGGGATTTGACTATGCGTTTCTGGCGGCGGCCTTTCTCACCGGGATTGGTATTGTCTTTGCCGCCTTTCTCAAGGAGCAAAAGAGCGACGCAATTCCCAACGAAGCCGTGCGCGCAGACGAGTAA
- a CDS encoding SIMPL domain-containing protein (The SIMPL domain is named for its presence in mouse protein SIMPL (signalling molecule that associates with mouse pelle-like kinase). Bacterial member BP26, from Brucella, was shown to assemble into a channel-like structure, while YggE from E. coli has been associated with resistance to oxidative stress.) produces the protein MQISRQRVLIALLAAGIVAGVSAISFWSAGPTVASAQSLNGSQAAPGATGNLGNHTKATVSTSGTATSKIKPDKFSVTLAVETNGTTAEAAEGDNANASARVISAVEALGIPQSQISTNSYTISPVYAQSQTPGGQCPAISPAPPGCQQGSSITGYIAVNALTVTLDTAGAVDAGKLIDTAVHAGANSITQVTFFLSDEKQQQVRDSLIQDAISNARHSADVAAKAVGMTVSGVQSIVMSESPFPAYSLAPEAAASANTQILPGQQDVTMTVEVVYYIS, from the coding sequence ATGCAAATCTCTCGACAGAGGGTACTGATTGCTCTCCTTGCAGCAGGAATCGTTGCAGGTGTTTCAGCTATTTCGTTCTGGAGCGCTGGCCCTACGGTCGCCAGCGCTCAGAGCCTTAACGGTTCGCAGGCAGCTCCAGGTGCCACTGGCAACCTTGGCAATCACACCAAGGCAACGGTGTCAACGTCAGGCACCGCCACGAGCAAAATCAAGCCCGATAAATTCTCAGTCACCCTTGCCGTTGAGACCAATGGCACCACTGCGGAAGCGGCAGAAGGGGACAATGCTAATGCCAGCGCCCGGGTCATTTCAGCCGTAGAAGCCCTTGGCATACCTCAAAGCCAGATTAGCACAAACTCGTACACCATCTCGCCGGTATATGCGCAATCGCAGACGCCTGGCGGACAGTGCCCTGCCATTTCACCAGCGCCCCCCGGGTGCCAGCAAGGAAGCAGCATTACCGGTTACATAGCAGTCAATGCGCTGACCGTAACTCTCGACACTGCCGGGGCAGTCGACGCCGGCAAACTCATAGATACAGCAGTCCATGCGGGGGCAAACAGCATAACCCAGGTAACCTTCTTCCTGTCCGACGAAAAACAGCAGCAGGTGCGCGACAGCCTGATTCAGGACGCCATTTCAAATGCAAGGCACAGCGCTGACGTCGCGGCCAAAGCCGTCGGAATGACCGTCTCCGGGGTACAGTCAATTGTAATGAGCGAGTCGCCGTTTCCTGCATATTCCCTTGCGCCCGAAGCGGCGGCTTCAGCCAACACCCAGATCCTGCCGGGCCAGCAGGACGTAACAATGACGGTCGAGGTTGTCTACTATATCAGCTAG
- a CDS encoding ABC transporter substrate-binding protein: MNNSIKFAIAGAIIAAVIASAIATTIPHAKPSSGVSDNNSTQPVSTPVQHKVLRIGYFPNINHAQAVIGLGNGDFQKMLGDSVEVKTQIFNAGPSAIEAIFAKQIDVTYVGPNPAINGYIKSNGESVRIISGAASGGAVFVVRNDSGIQTVKDFAGKKFASPQLGNTQDVALRKYLLDNGYQTADKGGNVTVIPATNADIVTLMLKKEIDGAWVPEPWGAKLVHEANAHVFVDERTLWPNGDFVTAQIVADPSYVQNNPDVIKKLLDANVNETVWINSHPAEAQQAFNDQLVKLTGKAIPQDEFSDAFSRLKLTYDPIKSSLFKAADDAYQIGFFNSKPDLSNIYDLTILNQVLAERGLPQIN; the protein is encoded by the coding sequence GTGAATAACTCTATCAAATTTGCGATAGCTGGAGCAATAATAGCTGCGGTAATTGCATCGGCAATAGCAACTACCATTCCACATGCAAAACCCTCAAGCGGTGTAAGCGACAACAACTCTACACAGCCTGTTTCAACTCCTGTACAGCACAAAGTGCTCCGAATCGGCTATTTTCCAAACATTAACCATGCACAAGCAGTGATTGGCCTTGGCAATGGGGATTTTCAAAAGATGCTAGGCGATAGCGTAGAGGTAAAGACGCAGATTTTCAACGCGGGGCCTTCGGCAATCGAGGCAATATTCGCAAAGCAAATTGACGTTACCTACGTTGGACCCAACCCCGCGATTAACGGCTATATCAAGTCGAACGGCGAATCAGTTAGAATTATTTCCGGAGCTGCTAGCGGAGGTGCTGTCTTCGTAGTTAGAAACGATTCGGGAATTCAAACGGTCAAGGACTTTGCGGGCAAAAAGTTTGCCTCGCCGCAGCTTGGCAATACGCAGGATGTGGCGTTGCGAAAGTATTTGCTTGACAACGGCTACCAGACGGCAGACAAGGGCGGAAATGTTACCGTGATCCCTGCAACAAATGCCGACATTGTCACCCTGATGCTCAAGAAGGAAATCGACGGCGCGTGGGTCCCGGAGCCATGGGGAGCTAAATTAGTGCACGAGGCCAACGCGCACGTATTTGTTGACGAGCGGACTCTGTGGCCAAACGGCGACTTTGTAACGGCACAGATTGTGGCCGATCCTTCCTATGTACAGAATAACCCGGACGTGATAAAGAAGCTGCTAGACGCAAACGTCAACGAGACTGTCTGGATAAACAGCCATCCAGCTGAAGCGCAGCAAGCATTCAATGATCAACTAGTCAAGCTAACAGGCAAGGCAATCCCACAGGACGAGTTTAGCGATGCCTTCTCAAGGCTAAAGCTGACCTACGACCCAATCAAATCGTCTCTTTTCAAGGCTGCGGACGATGCATACCAGATTGGATTCTTCAACAGCAAGCCTGACCTGTCGAACATATACGACTTGACGATACTAAACCAGGTGCTTGCAGAAAGGGGACTGCCCCAGATTAACTAG